One Dysidea avara chromosome 7, odDysAvar1.4, whole genome shotgun sequence genomic region harbors:
- the LOC136259948 gene encoding glutathione S-transferase omega-1-like, with the protein MPTTELYTTEPPPIPAGVDLRVYSNPICPFAQRAELILAAKKIPHDLVHVHLKRKPVWYLGVNPRGQVPFIEHKGQRLPESFLIFEYLDDVYDGVKLFSADPMKKATQKLLVQDFEKKFIGPFYAVPRGNNVEENIASMITIANKLEELLKENNFLFGDKPSAADYLIWPYIERLPGVQMLTDKLREAITSEKFPAFFAWRDRMLADKAVKVTGRTPQQHADFAKLFMSGGEHVYDLDGKDYTIHARKEL; encoded by the exons ATGCCGACAACGGAGTTGTACACTACTGAGCCTCCACCAATACCTGCAGGCGTTGATCTTCGTGTGTATAGTAACCCGATATGTCCTTTTGCACAG AGGGCAGAGTTGATTTTAGCTGCCAAGAAGATTCCACATGATTTAGTTCATGTGCACTTGAAGAGGAAGCCTGTGTGGTACTTGGGTGTAAATCCTCGCGGACAAGTGCCCTTTATTGAGCATAAAGGTCAACGACTCCCCGAGTCGTTTTTGATCTTTG AGTATCTTGATGATGTGTATGATGGAGTGAAGCTGTTTAGTGCTGACCCAATGAAGAAAGCAACACAAAAACTACTTGTGCAAGATTTTGAGAAGAAG TTCATAGGTCCATTCTATGCTGTTCCCCGGGGTAACAATGTTGAGGAGAACATTGCTTCAATGATCACCATAGCTAACAAACTGGAAGAACTGCTTAAAGAAAACAACTTCCTCTTTGGCGATAAGCCATCTGCAGCCGACTACTTAATCTGGCCTTACATTGAACGGCTTCCAGGAGTACAGATGTTGACCGACAAGTTACGAGAGGCTATCACCAGTGAGAAGTTTCCAGCATTCTTTGCATGGAGGGATCGGATGTTAGCTGACAAGGCAGTAAAGGTCACTGGTCGTACACCCCAGCAACATGCTGACTTTGCAAAGTTGTTTATGTCTGGTGGAGAACATGTGTATGACTTGGATGGGAAGGACTACACCATACATGCCAGGAAAGAACTGTAA